The Haloplanus sp. CK5-1 genome contains a region encoding:
- a CDS encoding DUF5789 family protein — protein sequence MKFNGTGEMIDALEYPTTTDEIIDEHGQHEIELQRGTERVGDVLDRLATEEFETPEEVRLSVRSAVGHKAIGRRFYSDRDPTALGESGPTPLSL from the coding sequence ATGAAGTTCAACGGCACTGGCGAAATGATCGACGCCCTCGAGTACCCGACGACCACCGACGAAATCATCGACGAGCACGGTCAACACGAGATCGAACTCCAGCGCGGGACCGAACGCGTCGGCGACGTCCTCGACCGACTGGCGACGGAGGAGTTCGAGACTCCCGAGGAAGTCCGTCTCTCCGTTCGCTCGGCGGTCGGACACAAGGCGATCGGTCGGCGCTTCTACAGCGACCGCGACCCGACGGCGCTCGGCGAGTCGGGGCCGACGCCGCTGTCGCTCTAG
- a CDS encoding DUF5784 family protein — MARPLRFRHAPGRWTDGKVRAEVFEPLDANLGATSSRPWFKPPEGYDARRFDVDNGDTALFCWSDDDGYWLGNTETPRPLWRTDKYGFHEVPESVSDWAERELRAELFEQSPWLAEYPHLSWFFLPVFLSKDGRWTTRDFFADHEAGFPDADRDDVLAFYESFLTEGVLDDDRETMASKLGTSERLDLTRMAATMGEFNTAKLLVDAGYDVEPEIEVTTGHSIDFKARSEGGEQPLVEVTRPLPPNRRSAGTPSAAVRDTAKTKTDGQLAAHAGGVVLFVDCSSFPDDDWLAVADERPDVGHRPAVVYRMRPNGRTAGYTKGSVPLDLESVLD; from the coding sequence GTGGCACGACCCCTTCGCTTCCGACACGCCCCCGGCCGCTGGACCGACGGCAAGGTCCGAGCCGAGGTGTTCGAACCGCTGGACGCCAACCTCGGCGCGACCAGCAGCCGACCGTGGTTCAAACCGCCCGAGGGGTACGACGCCCGGCGGTTCGACGTCGACAACGGCGACACCGCCCTCTTCTGTTGGTCCGACGACGACGGCTACTGGCTGGGCAACACGGAGACGCCCCGGCCTCTCTGGCGAACCGACAAGTACGGCTTCCACGAGGTGCCCGAGAGCGTCTCCGACTGGGCCGAGCGCGAACTCCGCGCCGAACTGTTCGAACAGTCGCCGTGGCTGGCGGAGTACCCCCACCTCTCGTGGTTCTTCCTCCCCGTCTTCCTCTCGAAGGACGGCCGGTGGACGACACGCGACTTCTTCGCGGACCACGAGGCGGGCTTCCCCGACGCCGACCGGGACGACGTCCTCGCGTTCTACGAGTCCTTCCTCACCGAGGGCGTCCTCGACGACGACCGGGAGACGATGGCGAGCAAACTCGGCACCTCCGAACGCCTCGACCTGACGCGGATGGCGGCGACGATGGGCGAGTTCAACACGGCGAAGCTCCTCGTCGACGCCGGCTACGACGTCGAACCGGAGATCGAGGTGACGACCGGTCACTCGATCGACTTCAAGGCACGGAGCGAGGGGGGCGAACAGCCGCTCGTGGAGGTGACGCGGCCCCTACCGCCGAATCGCCGCTCCGCCGGAACCCCGAGTGCGGCGGTTCGGGACACCGCGAAGACGAAGACCGACGGACAGCTAGCCGCCCACGCGGGCGGGGTCGTCCTCTTCGTCGACTGCTCGTCGTTCCCGGACGACGACTGGTTGGCCGTCGCCGACGAGCGACCGGACGTGGGCCACCGACCTGCGGTGGTCTACCGGATGCGGCCGAACGGGAGAACGGCGGGATACACCAAAGGCTCGGTGCCGCTGGATCTGGAGTCGGTCCTAGACTAG
- a CDS encoding DUF5786 family protein, producing MSMGAYDEDEHERRAKKTGQVDTEFDDDRSEYRGTLSYESGDSTEALLSQFKQLQE from the coding sequence ATGTCAATGGGTGCCTATGACGAGGACGAGCACGAACGCCGCGCGAAGAAGACCGGGCAGGTCGACACGGAGTTCGACGACGACCGCTCGGAGTATCGGGGGACCCTCTCCTACGAGTCGGGCGACTCTACCGAGGCGCTCCTGAGCCAGTTCAAGCAACTACAGGAGTGA
- a CDS encoding DUF7561 family protein has translation MSSDPCDGCGTDVPVAGGAGNFWTFEAESTGGITLELADGTEHFLCFDCIERLPDDRDVTADDVAALSE, from the coding sequence ATGAGTTCCGACCCCTGTGACGGCTGTGGGACGGACGTTCCCGTCGCCGGCGGCGCCGGGAACTTCTGGACGTTCGAGGCGGAGTCGACCGGCGGGATCACGCTCGAACTCGCCGACGGTACGGAGCACTTCCTCTGTTTCGACTGTATCGAGCGCCTCCCCGACGACCGCGACGTGACCGCCGACGACGTGGCGGCGCTGTCCGAATAG
- a CDS encoding ATP-dependent DNA helicase — protein sequence MDPDRIRPSFPAPTFRGNQEAALDAIRDAFAAGNDVVLVRAPTGSGKSLLARAVAGAARTPEEVDPADATGAYYTTPQVSQLDDVAEDDLLDDLNVIRGKSNYTCILPDETTTPVDRAPCARESGYDCTVQHRCPYYADRAVASNRSIAAMTLAYFMQTAGSEVFGRRDVVVIDEAHGLAEWAEMYATVDLRPSTVPVWDDVGVPDVTAADDPVDRTARFAETLAGVCERAAGDLTASDDLTPAEAARRDRLQELRSELQWFVSDYRDPTSATTWVVDQPDGEGTAITIKPLDPERYLHHTVWDRGNKFALLSATILDKAAFCRGVGLDPANVALVDVPHTFPLDNRPLYDVTQGKMTYEHRDDTLPDVARLLVRLLARHADEKGLVHCHSYAIQERLADRLADFGVDARVHTHDREDRDRALEDWKATDDPDVFLSVKMEEALDLRGDLARWQVLCKAPYLNTSDSRVARRLEEGQWAWYYRTALRTVIQAAGRIVRAPDDHGATYLADSSLLDLFDRARGDMPDWFADAVDRSTRPDLPAFDPEAALVAVDATPDSGAGRQSRSRSRSTGSTAAPTTRDATDDSGASADGDDAPDDHPLSDVWGE from the coding sequence GTGGACCCCGACCGCATCCGTCCGTCCTTTCCCGCCCCGACGTTCCGCGGCAATCAAGAGGCCGCCCTCGACGCCATCCGGGACGCCTTCGCCGCGGGCAACGATGTCGTGTTGGTCCGCGCGCCCACGGGGAGCGGGAAGTCCTTGCTGGCCCGCGCCGTCGCCGGGGCGGCCCGCACGCCCGAGGAGGTCGATCCGGCCGACGCGACCGGCGCGTACTACACCACGCCGCAGGTGTCTCAACTCGACGACGTGGCCGAAGACGACCTGCTCGACGACCTCAACGTAATCCGGGGGAAGAGCAACTACACCTGCATCCTGCCCGACGAGACGACGACGCCCGTGGATCGCGCCCCCTGTGCCCGCGAGTCGGGGTACGACTGCACGGTACAGCACCGCTGTCCCTACTACGCCGACCGCGCCGTCGCCTCGAACCGATCCATCGCTGCGATGACGCTCGCGTACTTCATGCAGACCGCCGGCTCGGAGGTGTTCGGCCGGCGCGACGTGGTCGTCATCGACGAGGCCCACGGCCTCGCGGAGTGGGCCGAGATGTACGCCACCGTCGACCTACGGCCGTCGACCGTCCCCGTCTGGGACGACGTTGGCGTCCCCGACGTGACCGCGGCCGACGACCCGGTCGACCGGACCGCGCGGTTCGCCGAGACGCTCGCCGGCGTCTGCGAGCGGGCGGCGGGGGACCTGACCGCGAGCGACGACCTCACGCCCGCCGAGGCCGCCCGCCGCGACCGACTCCAGGAGCTCCGGTCGGAACTCCAGTGGTTCGTCTCCGACTACCGCGATCCCACGAGCGCGACGACGTGGGTCGTCGACCAACCCGACGGCGAGGGGACGGCGATCACCATCAAGCCACTCGACCCCGAGCGCTACCTCCACCACACCGTCTGGGACCGGGGGAACAAGTTCGCGCTCCTGTCGGCGACCATCCTCGACAAGGCGGCGTTCTGTCGGGGCGTCGGCCTCGACCCCGCGAACGTCGCCCTTGTCGACGTGCCCCACACGTTCCCCCTCGACAATCGCCCACTGTACGACGTAACCCAGGGGAAGATGACCTACGAGCACCGCGACGACACCCTCCCCGACGTGGCCCGACTGCTCGTCAGACTGCTGGCTCGTCACGCCGACGAGAAGGGACTGGTCCACTGTCACTCCTACGCGATCCAAGAGCGACTGGCCGACCGACTGGCCGACTTCGGCGTCGACGCCCGGGTCCACACCCACGACCGCGAGGACCGCGACCGGGCGCTCGAGGACTGGAAGGCGACCGACGACCCCGACGTGTTCCTCTCGGTGAAGATGGAGGAAGCGCTCGATCTGCGCGGCGATCTGGCGCGCTGGCAGGTGCTCTGTAAGGCCCCCTACCTCAACACGTCGGACTCGCGGGTCGCCCGCCGCCTCGAGGAGGGGCAGTGGGCGTGGTACTACCGGACCGCGCTCCGGACGGTGATCCAAGCCGCGGGGCGGATCGTCCGCGCGCCGGACGACCACGGCGCGACCTACCTCGCGGATTCGAGCCTGCTCGACCTGTTCGACCGCGCCCGGGGCGACATGCCGGACTGGTTCGCCGACGCCGTGGACCGGTCGACTCGCCCCGACCTCCCCGCCTTCGACCCCGAGGCGGCGCTCGTGGCGGTCGACGCGACGCCCGATTCCGGCGCAGGTCGGCAGTCTCGGTCGCGATCCCGGTCGACCGGGTCGACGGCTGCTCCCACGACGCGGGACGCGACGGACGACTCCGGGGCGAGTGCCGACGGGGACGACGCCCCGGACGACCACCCGCTCTCGGACGTGTGGGGCGAGTGA
- a CDS encoding DUF7317 family protein, with translation MTLYRSGTLSLSQAARHAGCSEAAMAAALGADGAPTPSKSARDGIDAPAAGGRPGPAGAD, from the coding sequence TTGACTCTGTACCGCAGCGGAACCCTCTCGCTCTCGCAGGCGGCGCGACACGCCGGCTGTTCGGAGGCGGCGATGGCGGCGGCGCTCGGAGCGGACGGCGCGCCCACGCCCTCCAAGAGCGCACGTGACGGCATCGACGCACCCGCGGCGGGCGGGCGCCCCGGACCGGCCGGCGCGGACTAG
- a CDS encoding 60S ribosomal export protein NMD3 — protein sequence MSDADSREFCPRCGDPVPARPEPLPGAPRDRDRRLCDACYFEDFDLVDAPDRIEVLVCSGCGAVRRGNRWVDVEARDYTDVAVDEVSEALGVHVDARDVTWAVDPEQVDENTIRMHCQFTGVIRETPLEETVVVPVKISRGTCDRCGRIAGGYYASTVQVRAVDRTPTPEERSRAVEIAESHIADKEGDGDREAFVTEVKETDDGPDVKLSTNGLGEEVSRRIVRELGGSVESYPTLVTEDGDGNEVYRVTYAVRLPAFTPGDVIDPEDGDGPVLVRSVSGNLKGVRLTTGEDYEAPFDEEESDARRVATRDDAVETTVVAVEDDHAVQVLDPETYAAETIPRPDFFDPDAETTPVVKTRTGLFVLPD from the coding sequence ATGAGCGACGCCGACTCCCGGGAGTTCTGTCCCCGCTGTGGCGATCCGGTGCCGGCACGCCCCGAGCCGTTGCCGGGCGCGCCCCGCGACCGGGACCGCCGCCTCTGTGACGCCTGCTACTTCGAGGACTTCGACCTCGTCGACGCACCCGACCGGATCGAGGTACTGGTCTGTTCTGGGTGCGGTGCGGTCCGCCGCGGGAACCGCTGGGTGGACGTCGAGGCCCGCGACTACACCGACGTCGCCGTCGACGAGGTGAGCGAGGCCCTCGGCGTCCACGTCGACGCCCGGGACGTCACGTGGGCGGTCGACCCCGAACAGGTCGACGAGAACACGATCCGGATGCACTGCCAGTTCACGGGCGTGATCCGCGAGACGCCCTTGGAGGAGACGGTGGTCGTCCCGGTGAAGATCTCGCGGGGTACCTGCGACCGGTGTGGCCGCATCGCCGGCGGCTACTACGCGAGCACCGTGCAGGTGCGGGCGGTCGACCGGACGCCGACGCCCGAGGAGCGGAGCCGCGCCGTCGAGATCGCCGAGTCCCACATCGCCGACAAGGAGGGCGACGGCGACCGCGAGGCCTTCGTCACCGAGGTGAAAGAGACCGACGACGGCCCGGACGTGAAACTGTCGACGAACGGCCTCGGCGAGGAGGTGTCCCGCCGCATCGTCCGCGAACTCGGGGGGAGCGTCGAGAGCTACCCCACCCTCGTCACGGAGGACGGCGACGGCAACGAGGTGTACCGGGTCACGTACGCGGTTCGGCTCCCGGCGTTCACGCCCGGCGACGTGATCGATCCCGAGGACGGCGACGGGCCCGTCCTCGTCCGGAGCGTCAGCGGGAACCTGAAGGGCGTCCGCCTGACCACGGGCGAGGACTACGAGGCACCGTTCGACGAGGAGGAGTCGGACGCCCGGCGGGTGGCGACCCGCGACGACGCCGTCGAGACGACGGTCGTCGCCGTCGAGGACGACCACGCGGTGCAGGTGCTCGATCCCGAGACGTACGCCGCCGAGACGATCCCCAGACCGGACTTCTTCGATCCCGACGCCGAGACGACACCCGTCGTCAAGACGCGGACCGGCCTGTTCGTCCTGCCCGACTAG